Genomic segment of Avibacterium volantium:
ACCTGTTGCCGTGTTTTTGCAACTTGCCACGCCGATTGATTATGAAGCCGCCGATCACCGCGATGTGGATTTAATTTTTGCCTTGCTCATTCCTGCCGAAGCTTGTGGCGAATTTTCTCAATCCGTGTTACCTGAATTAGCGGAAAAATTGCTGGACAAATCCCTTTGCAAGCAGTTAAGAGCAGCACAAAGTGCGGAGGAAATTTGGCAGATTTTTGAGTATGCGGATAATCATTCTGATGACGAACAAGAAAGTGAGCAAGAAGCTGAACTAAAAGCCGAACAACAAAATACACAGAATGAGCAAGCGGTAGAAACAGAACAGTAACAATCATTCAGGGGAGATATCAGGTGGAAATCATCATTATTAGCGGACGTTCTGGTGCAGGCAAATCCGTTGCCTTGCGTGCCTTAGAAGACATTGGCTACTATTGTGTGGATAATCTTCCCGTCACCCTGCTGCCTGAACTGGCAACGATTCTGGCGAAAAAACAATCCTCTGTGGCCATTAGCATTGATATTCGCAATCTTCCTTCTTCAAACGCAGAGCTAGAACACAGCCTTGAGCAGCTGCAACAACATCATCAGGTAAAAATTATTTTCCTAGATAGTGAACGCAATGCGCTAATCAAGCGTTATAGCGATTCTCGTCGTCTGCACCCACTTTCCGTTGATTCTCTTTCTCTTGAAGCGGCCATTGATGCGGAACAACAATATCTCACCCCACTGATTGATGCCGCCAATTTAATTATTGACACCACCCATCTTTCCACGCACGAATTGGCAGAACGCCTGCGCGAATTTTTACTCGGGCATACACAAAAAGAATTAAAAATTATTGTTGAATCTTTTGGCTTTAAATATGGCATTCCGCTTGATGCAGACTATGTGTTTGATGTGCGTTTTCTGCCTAATCCCCACTGGAATCCCGAGCTACGCCCAATGACAGGGCTAGAACAGCCTGTAATGGATTTTCTCAACAAGCATAATGAAGTGAACCACTTTATTTATCTCACCCGCAATTACATTGAAACTTGGCTGCCAATGTTAAAACAAAATAACCGCAGCTATCTCACTATCGCCATTGGCTGCACCGGCGGCAAACACCGCTCCGTTTACATCGCCCAACAAATCGGTGAATATTTCCAAGCCAAAGGGGAGAATGTATTAATTCAGCATAAGTCATTGGAAAGTTTAAAGAAAATGTAATTCAATGATCTTAGTTTATCGAACATAGCAAAG
This window contains:
- the ptsN gene encoding PTS IIA-like nitrogen regulatory protein PtsN yields the protein MTKFTQLLSPENIRQGLVCSSKKRVFETISRIVADQIHGEDDPEHSSFDCLFNREKLGNSGLGNGVAMPKGRLHTGNKPVAVFLQLATPIDYEAADHRDVDLIFALLIPAEACGEFSQSVLPELAEKLLDKSLCKQLRAAQSAEEIWQIFEYADNHSDDEQESEQEAELKAEQQNTQNEQAVETEQ
- the rapZ gene encoding RNase adapter RapZ; translated protein: MEIIIISGRSGAGKSVALRALEDIGYYCVDNLPVTLLPELATILAKKQSSVAISIDIRNLPSSNAELEHSLEQLQQHHQVKIIFLDSERNALIKRYSDSRRLHPLSVDSLSLEAAIDAEQQYLTPLIDAANLIIDTTHLSTHELAERLREFLLGHTQKELKIIVESFGFKYGIPLDADYVFDVRFLPNPHWNPELRPMTGLEQPVMDFLNKHNEVNHFIYLTRNYIETWLPMLKQNNRSYLTIAIGCTGGKHRSVYIAQQIGEYFQAKGENVLIQHKSLESLKKM